The stretch of DNA CCACACCATCCACCACTTGCAAATGAAAACAAATTGAGTGTCCAAGACTATGCGGATCCCGAGCCTAACCCTAGACACAAGCCTCCTCCTCAACAACCTACAAATGAAAACAAATTGAGCATCCAAGACTATGCTGATCCTGGGTCTAATCCCAGGCACAAGCACCCGCCACCACTAATGACAAATGAAAACGAGTTGATACTCCAAGACTATCCTCCTGTTGGACCTAACCCTAGACACAAGCCACACCATCCACCACTTGCAAATGAAAACAAATTGAGTGTCCAAGACTATGCGGATCCCGAGCCTAACCCTAGATACAAGCCTCCTCCTCAACAACCTACAAATGAAAACAAATTGAGCATCCAAGACTATGCTGATCCTGGGTCTAACCCCAGGCACAAGCACCCGCCACCACCAATGACAAATGAAAACAAGTTGATACTCCAAGACTATGCTCCCATTGGGCCTAATCCTCGACACAAGCCTCCTCCTCTGCCACCCATAGATGACAATAAATTGAACGTCCAAGACTATACTAACTCTCAACCTAACCCTAAACAACAACCTAATCCTCCACCACTATCTTCTTCATTAAATCCTTTACATGCATGAGTTGTATGTCCACATCCATAAAGATACATCTATGAATTATGATATTCCGAAAGTAATAATTATTTGtatcataatttttttgataagttaataaattgaataattaatataaaagaagtGCAAATTCATatacattatatttatttttatttatctttacATGTTAAAACTGTCTAACATATTGTCATATTCTTTATTTAACAATTTTTATTCTGtatctttaacaaaatactatcattattttttttgaatggaaaatCAGCATTTTATTAGTCATTAAACTCAGTTACCTACTATGCAGCTATGTCCTACAAAATACTCAAGGAATAGATACTGATGCCAATAACCAGCAAGTGCCACATGACCATCAAGCCAATTAGCTGAAGGTACCTATCCGTAGGAATCAACGACAAAggcctaattattatatctgtTCTTACGTTCCTTAGACGTTCCTCATGTCCATACTGAAATAAGAAATTAATGAGAATTAAACAATTATTATTTGTGGTAaaattgagaaatcaaatttagATCTTGAAATATGGCCCACACGTGTAGGGCCTATCTTACATGTGTCGGGTTACATATAAAGGCccatggtaattttatttaattattttattattaaaataaatcaaatgaaattaattaattatattttaattattgcaTTAAATATATTGTTGGAtaatctatttaattaaaagataatattaaaataaaatgatataactaatttttattaattagttatatgatatttatatttgaatttgaattaaattaaatattatctaGGTTTGTTTAtaaccttatatatatatatatatatgatatatatcaGGATATCAACTAAGGaattaaaaaagtgaaaacaaGTGAATTAAGCGTGACTTTTCATAGAAGAATTAGGGTTGAAAAATACGACTTTGTTTTTCACTCTCTCTCCTCACTCACGCacgactctctctctctctctctctctctctctctatcactctctctctctctctctttattcATTCTCTCACGCCACATGTGTGTGAGTTTTGTGTTCTTTCCTATCTTATCATAGTTCTCATGAGTTAAGAATATACcatgattataaaattatactcatCCGATTAGATCTAATAGCCTACTGTATTCCTAAGTGTTGATACTGACTTGGAAGATTGTGGTGTGAACTCTTTAACAAGTTCTTGGATTGGATGTTcgataaattaatatgaaaagATAGCGAAGAAATCCTGATAAGAGGTATTGTTTCTCTTTTCATGTAGTTtagatttaatctatatatattatgttgagATCCTTGGGATTTTGGTTCATATTGgatcaaattaattttaatttaatttgcttCCACTTTTCTAACTCTGATATGGACTATAAAAATTAACAAGTGGTATCAAAGCTATCTTCATAATCATATAAATTAAATACTGTGTTGGGTAATTactcattcatatatatatatatatttatgttgataTATTATGAATGGATGGATATTTTGTGCATGAATGTGAATCGTTAATTATATGGTAAAATTATGTTaggaattatatttttttattagaaaaatttgTACACCATATTTACGGTATAAGAATTTTCCTTGTAATTTACGTtaaatttatttgtaattttttgttgaataatGTAAATTAAAAATTCTACATATCTTCCATTGATGAGTGAGCTCAGGTTTAAGGAGTAAATTTCGAGCTCATTGAGACGATGTTTTGAACGTCAAAACAATGAGCCACAAACCCCGAAGGGTGCGGCTACAAGTCGTAAGGCTCGAAACTGAGACACGTCAATTATTTCACGTGTGCATCATGCACGTAGAAGTTGAAGGAGGAGGTGGAGACATGGCTTAGACCCGACTCTTCAAAGTCTAACAAGAGGATCGATCGGTCCCATGGCCACTTTATGGTGGTCGACTGAACTTCCTTAGTCCACTGGTCGACGTGAATGGCAGGTGGGGAGGACATTTTTGTCATGGATTTTTTGTTCTGTTTGGACTCAACTCGGGTCGTATAGACCTGTTCTCCTATTGGAGCTCCTCAAGCCACCTCTCGACCCGATCAATAATGGTGGCCTTAGGGTTGCCGGTCGAGGTCGTCCATCCTCCTTAGCCACACCTCTGCCTCTTCCTGGTCGAAGCTCCTCCatcgtgtatatatattataaattatttttatgaattaattaatttgattattaattttaaaaataagatttgaGATATTTGAGATAACTAAGTTGAAAATGTGCATTAATCTTTTATGttaataagttaaaataattttgaaaaacaggttattattttgttatatatatattatttttaaataataaaaatatatagatattttttttttcttcaaattatatatattgtataaaataactttttttttttttgaaaaattgctacctgatattttaaaaatatgattaaaataatatttgtttGAAAAGtagttataaaattataactatatttgttaattataattttgaataaatatgatagttattttataaatattatttattattaaattaattatttttctaaaaagttGTTATAGGTAGGTTATAacctatttttctaatttaaattaaatattattttaactaaCTTAAATGCACATATATCTTGTCTTTAGTtagataattaaaaattatttttaaatcctAACTATGTGTTATTTATAGGGTAAATAGCGGTATAAAtacccaaagttttaagtttgtaagtggcataatcctaatgtttatttttagtggcataagtacctaatgtttgtaaaactgtaatttttctctaattttgtcaATACAAACTCTATTATTTTCttaagggatattggcggctaaaccacctaaACTTTacagtttgtaacacttaaccacaaaaactaaatttttggcggctaaactacctaaaccctggttccgttttgctctgcacacctctgtccaaaaatcacagttaagtgccacggtggactgtccacgtgtacgcACATGTACACGttgcaaatttttagtggtccacgtaattttaattttaaaaaataattataaatattttaaaaaaatttaaaaaaaattataaaaattaaaaataaatcttttttttttctctttttctttttctttttctttttctttctctttcttctcgaATCTCGACAGaaccccttcttcttcttcttcttcttcttcttctttttcttctgccATTCTCACCATGCTCGTAAATCACCACTGCCTCTTCCACCTCCGAAACTCCATTCCTATTTTCATTTTGCTCCAAAACATCATCTGTGGATTCACGACCATACTTCTCTTCGCTCTTCTTTATCGAAAAACTCACCGACAAGAAGAACCCACAACTCTCCCCACCTCTCAACCCCTCAAAACGCACCACTTTTCGGTGATGACCACCTCGATAAGCACAAGAAACCGAGACGGAGTCCAAACTCGGATCTAAATTCGAATCAAAACGAGTCTTTAACGTAATGAAGGAAACGAGGGAAGGAGGAAGAGAGTAAGAAGGGTCGACGAATAAGCCTCCTCTAGGGAAGAAACAATGGGAGGGGTGAGAGTTGATCAAGTGGGAAAGGAGATGGGTATTCTCTGTTGAGTTTGGCATTGTGAATAAACAACGTCGTAATTGAGATATAACGGTAATAGGTTATGAGACTGAGACATGAGAAGGAGAAGggtatgggtttttttttttatgtagagagagaaagcttgaagagaaagagagaatggaataatattaattaaaaaaaaaaagccaacaATGTTTTGAGAGTGACTCAAGGTAGAGACAAGTTGCTCAATGAAGATGAAGATTTAGGttcctcatcttcttcttcttcctagcTTTCATCgccaagagaagagaagagaggcAAAGAGGTTTCTCTCTCTTCTGTTTTTTATTGGTTTCAGTGGTGATGGTGGTTTCAGGGGTGGATTTAGGGATTTTGGGGTTCTGATTGTAGTAATGGCAGAAGAAGAAGTAGAAGAAGGGGTTCTATCGAGATtcgagaagaaagagaaagaaaaagaaaaagagaaaaaaaagaaaaaagatttttttaattttataaattgtttttttattttttttaaatatttattattttttttttttgaatagattttttttaaatattgtttttttttattttttttaaatattaattatttttttttgaatagattttttttttaaatatttatattttttttttaaaattaaaattacgcGGACCACTAAAattttgccacgtgtacaagtgcgtacacgtggacagtccaccgtggcacttaactgtgatttttggacggaggtgtgcagagcaaaatggaaccagggtttaggtagtttagccgacgaaaatttgatttttgtggttaagtgttacaaaccgtaaagttcaggtggtttagccgccaatatccatTTTCTTAATCAGGCCATATATAAGGTCCAGATtcttaattattgggtttagtaaaaaatatatagtatcagttacttataaatgttaattttataaattcaaaacagagtctgtactgacaaaactagaagaaaattacatttttacaaaCATTCGGTACTTctaccgctaaaaataaacattaggtttatgccgcttacaaacttaaaactttgggtacttatgccgctatttacccttatttatattatatataataattaatttcagaaattaattaataattaattgtgTAGTGAAAtagtttaaaatatttctatttaaataattaagtaaatttgaattatttaattatttaattacaattaataaaaACACAAGATAAATGGAttgaaattaattcattaaaataaatttataattagaaaaagtACTTCTAGTTATATGCTGGTGGATTATTGAGGATGGTATGAAATTTCTAAAGCTACATTGAGGAACAACAAGAAGAGTTCTTAATGAGAGATATTGTTCTAgtgtagtttatttttttttttatttcaaaggTTGTAATTTTAGAAATACCTAATTTTTAGTCGGTTCATATTTCATTTAGTGTTTGATTAATTGTTTGCTAATAATTTATTAGTGCATGCATATTAATTGTTATACATAAAATCTTAcacaattttcttttttctccatAATCACGCATCTCATACTAGTGACATGATTATTTAAGATTGTCTTGTATGTTTTATGTGCATTGCATTTTAGGAAATCAATAACATAAAATGTTAAGTTGATTTAAATAGTTTAATAATCTAGTAGTTCACACCAATTGACTTTCTCCTAAAgctaatcacataaataactaatattttctaaaaagtttttttttttttttttcagaagtAAGAGTAATATggaattaattaaattagttttaagcatatatcatattaatttaattaatgtatTACATGTGGTTAATTTTTGAAGATTAAAATctatatttcaaaataattttaacaaTGAAGAACACATTTAAAATAGTGAGTAGAAAGGGTTGTCCTCTGCTATGAAAAACTCATGGACTCTATTATTTGTCCAGCACAGAGGGTATGGGAAGGGCCTCGAGATGGCTTAATTTTCGTCCCCCTAAGGAAGGTGTTGAACCATACATTATCAAGGCTGACTTCCTCTTAAAGATAGGATAAATTGATGTATTTTAGTACGGTATCAACCCTAAGGTAAGACTACTAAGTTAAgtcataaattttaaaataataagttaTATTTACAAAGTAATGTCCCTGTATTTGACACTAGGAGACATAACTTGACTAAACAAGTACTTTATtttgtaaagaaaataaaagctattctagttataattaataaagataagaACAAGTCTCGtagattatttaatattaattaaccgATCTTAAGGCGGAACTTCAATCTTTGAATAATCTTATCGTAGAATTTCTaaattgttttatgtttttttatatgtGCTCATGCATTATATTTAGATTTCAAACAATACAATCAACATAACAATCCCTATTATAACATAACCGAATTTGATGGTGACTTTCTATCCAAATAGagaattgaaattaaatttcttttacgaaaataaaatctatttgaACTTGTCGCTATACAAACTCGCTGGCATGATATACGTGAacattctaattaaataattaaacatttaaaCGTTCACTGGTTCAATCTATTGAAATAGATTATAGCTAATAATTTAAATCAATGTGAAATatgatttaaataaattaaaattgtttTAATGGATCTATTTAGAACACAATAAGATCTTGAGGATAATAGATTGAAATTGTTCAAACAATTAAATCTATAGAGAtaactactacaaaaacccctTTTAACGGCGATTTTTAAGCTCTTTCAGCGTCGGTTTATATGAACTGACGCCATAGGGggctaaagggtttatatgaaccgacgccatagggggcgTACCAACCGACGCCAAAATCAAGCGATTTTCAGTTTTTTCaaatctttttttttgtaatttaattatataattttaattatatatttattaatttatatattattttatttaatttaaattacatatttattttttaaaatgtaaattaaatattatttaaatttgggtaaaatacataatttaatttcataaaagtaattaaatattacacaaacactaatgtaaaattagttaaaaatattaataagttaataaatctaactataagttaatctataaaaattacataatgaagaaaaattcttggaCCTTTCAACCTCgatcgtcaccgtgaatcaccgccatcaattgttcgatccactttcgctgtagtggtaacaattctgtttttggatcgtattgcttcttacccccaaactgttaaaaaaattaaaaatttatattaatttatgtatatgtatattatatatttgttattatagaatttatatactataatcaataattaaaacttacagctttttgatcttgtatgtaacaGCTGGGattggcacgtgcgacgatgtcagtgatatatttcaaaacataaaaaccgcattcttggcttttaggttgtcttggacagtttgcttggttaattcctagccacgggccaagatactcatgtgcgttccctatatacatgaatgcccttttttggaaaattatattagcatttcaattcgttagttaatttaaattcgttacataagaagtcattaaattattaccttccgatcatttgttctattacttcgggaattgggcgACCACTTaaagggtttaaatggataattttccttggcgtaaccaccactagcgtccaatgcatcctagaaaatcatattggaatataagtaagatagtataaaaataatttgaagacataatatagaaatgaacaattagcattaaagaatttaataaagtttacccgatattctaaggaataaagaacatttggtggttgttgttcattaatgataaccaattagccaatcgtcttgccgcaaaAGACTGACTCTTTTCTTCATCGGTGATCCCATGCATTatgagaagctctgggtcgtaaaacttgaaaattttcctcagaccgttgatgctctcccatatgtgcctgccaaaaaaagtgttagtgtcttataataatttgactataatttgatataaggttaattaaattaaagaagagtatacatcattccaaacaacattccctggttgccgatgtagtcacacgtagcaacctgctgcaaatcctttccagataacgtgatctgggtacgcggtgcaatgaatcctcgggggacaggaattgtgattatatcacgtttatctttgagcctcaggaattcatgaatcatccattttagcgaattagggatcaacgccatcttctcttccgtgaacaagtcatcttcccgtgcaccacgaccttgtggagaaagcatcggagctttcccctttaacgcatcacgtcttgagggcggttgtgtaacgccctaagatttaggcacgctacccaatatgattaagaaaccctaatcccctaaacgggattgGTTTTAAAATAAGCGCGGAAATTAAAACTTTAAACGAaaacggaatgaaaataaacttgtaataattttaaccttacaaacaaaagttacatgtttcgggatcccaaaaaaaaatcattttacaaaatattacaagtcttttctccttagccgacctaagcggcaaaaatagagttacaaaagtttcaacgcaggtagaccccaacccgcttggtctagtgtggcccgaacatgtacatacatcgcccaactcccatactcatggctgatcagagatagatttaccctttcctgcacagtagagcacccgtgagccaagcccagcaagacagtaagaTATATCGCTAATCATATATAACTcatcacataaataataataataatgccatttcatatttgtctgtatgacacagacctgcgtgttacgctcatacgcctatttatgtctatgtggcatagacctacatgttacgctcacacgtctaattacaataaggccttagaacagttcatctcggttctagttaccgagtccaacctgattatgccttgaacacataaccctTTACTTCAATATACAGCTATATACATCATGGCATAACAattacatattaacaattcacttgggtaataaccctaagccaataaaccgctcactttagagTAATAACTCTAATCCCGGTTTCTAGTTTCTCATATAAATCACATTCCATATAAGCGCCATTGCgcatatctctacgtgctaactactgtcttacctgatgtcccacaaatatggagattccaaatccccgggtgctcctgaccaagtgccggtaatcctagtcacaattccgggatacacaagtatagggttaatcccaaAATCCATTTCCACAAATTAAAAACTGGGCATTTAAATTCCAGATATTCagatagagctcggaacgagctttccaacgatataaagaacgtcccaaacggagtcccgagtcaaaagttatgaccaaaacaaaaacccgaaaaaaatacaataagctGCCAAAAATGGCCGCGGCTACTGGGTTTAAAAACCCAGGAAACCCAGTTTCCAGCCACGAAAATGCatccaaaaacaccaattttcatgCTATATCAACCCACAATCATACCAAACTTTCACCTAACATAAACCAAGTAATTAGAGAGGAATTACACCTAATtcactgtaacaccctaactaatttaggcgtattacgtgatttttaaacgtactgtgcagctcgttgctaaccaacgaggtttatggaaaaacgtgattaattaaaattttgctttttcattaaacttataaaccattttaccaaaaagtctcgggatcccgatttataaaaatatttacaaacgtttttactattcaacttttacatcaaaataaggtcatctaacgaccgttacaaaaatctcagccctgctgtcccgaggatcgtacgctccaggcctaaccgccccgacatgtacaaccccataagctcgctcacggtccatcagcaactgccttgcctttacctacacatgaacgtaaactgtgagtcgacagactcagtaagaaaagcatactaatatcatacataaaactgactgccgtgtccaacacgatactgagtcccgctactgccatgtccaacatggtactgagcactactgccatgtccaacatggtactgagttttgaacgttcaggggacggtactattgacaagtatcctcctgatcggtcgaaccggtcatactccggctgctggtcatactccagcctgtaccgacgggataggtcaatagcactgaaccaccaaccagtgtcgcctgacggccgaaccggtcatactccgccgctggtcatactccagcctgtaccgacgtgacagagttgggtggttcgaagcctaaatacatatctaatgtaaactaacaggcttcctacatgcacgctaaacatgtaatctacatatgcatactgttatactaatcttacctggattccgatttcaggtgtgccggtcaacctgactggaaatgaagctgaacggcggattactggctcctaaaccataaaaatcacaacgctataagtgacacgctaaatcacttcccggggactaaaacttgaaactaaaagtttccctatcgataaaaagcatggcaatacccctaaaaacccaaaaacgaggaaaactagggttctgaaaaatccccaaccggaagaccggttgcccaaccggaattccggttctggaaaaatctgaacccccatccggaattccggatgctcaaccggaattccggttcctcgcaggcagcaaccaaaaattcacatatcttgaccaattcgaacccaattgatcccaaactttccagacctgctctataggtcccaaatgaccattccaaggcctcaaacctacccagaaacctcacaagcaaatttcaccattggagctcaagctttgagttccaaactcaagcttgagcaaaccatcaaaacaagcatgcaaaccaactaaaatcaacctaaaccaatatattataacctctgaaaaccaacaacaacatccaacaattcacagaaacaaaacatcacattttctttccaaaattcataacttttgctaagaaaactcaaggctttaacaatctaacctatatgcttctaacatagcttaaacaacaacaataatcatgctttaaaaccacttaaatcaacaacaaaacacaacagaaacatctctcaaaaatcacatgcattatcatccaatttcatcatttttcttcaagaaaattaaagagaaagagTTA from Cannabis sativa cultivar Pink pepper isolate KNU-18-1 chromosome 2, ASM2916894v1, whole genome shotgun sequence encodes:
- the LOC115720374 gene encoding early nodule-specific protein 2-like; this translates as MGFKAYNFVQFNSVQFFFFLVVVFAFVCFAQNIHIGNENMLIGEEYKGPQSNPSDTHDQLPPLILQDYPPVGPNPRHKPHLPPPANENKLSVQDYADPEPNPRHKLPPQKPTNENKLSIQDYADPGSNPRHKHPPPLMTNENELILQDYPPVGPNPRHKPHHPPLANENKLSVQDYADPEPNPRHKPPPQQPTNENKLSIQDYADPGSNPRHKHPPPLMTNENELILQDYPPVGPNPRHKPHHPPLANENKLSVQDYADPEPNPRYKPPPQQPTNENKLSIQDYADPGSNPRHKHPPPPMTNENKLILQDYAPIGPNPRHKPPPLPPIDDNKLNVQDYTNSQPNPKQQPNPPPLSSSLNPLHA